The DNA sequence TGACCAACAGAATCAAGAACAGAATCAGAATGATACTCCAGCTGATGAAAATCAGAATGACTAAAAAAGAGCTCATGCCAAATGGCATGGGCTCTCTTTTATACTTGTCTTTCCTTCTCTTCTTTGCGCATCCTCTTCTGTCCTTCCCTGCATATGACGAGTAAAGGACATTCTGGGCACTCTGGATTTCGAGCTTTGCAATGGTAACGTCCGAAGAAAATCATCCGATGATGTGTGTCGCTCCATTCTTCTTCTGGAACTTTCTTCATAAGTGTCTTTTCTACTTCGAGAACAGAATCCTTCCAGCGACAAATTCCAAGACGTTTTGAAACGCGTTCAACATGAGTATCGACTGCGATTGCAGGAACTCCAAAAGCTACAGAGGCTACTACATTGGCCGTCTTTCGTCCAACTCCAGCCAGTTTCTCCAGCTCTTCAATTGTATTCGGCACTTCCCCATCATACTGTTCCAAAAGAACTTGGCATAACTTACGGATATTTTTCGCTTTGGAACGGTACAGACCGATTGATCGGATATCCTGCTCCAACTCTTCCAACGTTACTTCCAGATAATCTTCCGGCTTTTTATATTTAGCAAAAAGTGATTTTGTGACCTTATTCACCAATACATCTGTACATTGGGCAGATAGAAGAACAGCAATAACCAGTTCAAACGGATTTTCATGGACGAGCTCACATTCAGCATCTGGAAACATTCTCTCCATCGTATCGAGACAGAAACGAATCTGTTTTTTGTTCAGCATATTTGATCAATCCTCCTCTTCAAGCCAGTTATAATAAAAGGATGTATCACGCTTAGGTTTGCTCACTGTCGGACTGTTTTGACGGCTTCTGAAAGATTTGCTAGCTTGGCGCGCCTGGTCGACAGTATGAACCCCTTTTTGTTTCCACTCTCGCAGTATTCTATCAATATATTTAAAACTGAGCTTGGACATCAGTACAGACTCTCTAAGACCAGCCTTAATTAAAGCTGGGTCAATCTTATCCTCATCCAACCAGGAATTCATCATGTCAATTTCAAAAGGTGACAATGGTCTGCCGAATTCCTGTTCGAATAGCAAAAAAATAGCCCCATCAACTGACTCTTCTTCTTCTACTTTTTTTGGATTGGAAATGAGTTTTTCCCAAAGTGGTTCCAAGCTATAGACTTCGGTTATCTGACCAGATTCATTTTGTTGCTGTGACATGGCAAGAAGACCTTTTTGGATAAGCTTGCGCAAAGCCATTCCACACTCAGTGCCGCTAATTGTAAGCTTCGTGCTTAACTCATCCGGAGTCGGGAAAAGATTTTCATGACGTAATGATTTCTGGATTTGCAATATAATCGCTAGATCAACTTCATCCATTCCAAGTGAGGTATAACATTCCAACAGCTTTTCAGGTACATTAATTTGGTTTAGAAGAAGTGATTCCATTTTTGGTTTTTCCCGCACATCTATTCTCCTTTCCCTTGATTCGTAAAAGAACATTTTAAAATCCCCTGCAAAAAATCGCAAGGGATTCGAATTTATTATTGGTGGTTGGTAACAAAACGATGAATTCTCTTAGCTGCTTCTTCAAGCAAATCAAGTGAAGTCGCGTAAGAAAGTCTAACATTGTCCGGTGCTCCAAAGCTGGACCCAGGTACTAGAGCAACTTTTTCTTCTTCGAGAAGGGCTTCTACCCATTCATCAACATTTTTAAATCCATTCATCTTCGCTGCCTCGGCAACATTCGGGAAAATATAGAAAGCGCCCTGTGGCTTAACACAGCTAATTCCTGGAATAGCAGTAATCCAATCATATAGCTTGTTCAGACGATCTTTGAATACTTCTTGCATTTCAGCAATTGGCTGATTTTCTTCCGCATAGGCGGCAAGAGCAGCATATTGTGAAATCGAAGTCGGATTAGAAGTTGAATGAGAAGCAAGATTTGTCATTGCCTTTATAATATAAGCAGGACCCGCTGCATAGCCAATACGCCAGCCTGTCATGGAATAAGACTTGGATACACCATTGAATACGACTGTGTTTTCCTTCAATTCAGGAGAAAGTTGAGCTATGGAAATATGCGGTTCATCAGAATAAATCAGTTTTTCATAAATTTCATCGGAAATGATCAGAAGGTCATGTTTCAGACAAACCTCGCCAATCGCTTGAAGCTCATCTTTTGAATAAACAACTCCTGTAGGATTGCTCGGTGAATTAATGATTACAGCCTTTGTTCGGTCTGTTATGACCTTCTCAAGCTGATCTGTTGTAACTTTAAAATCATTCTCTTCCAGTGCATCGACAATGACTGGCACGCCACCAGCAAGTTTAATCTGTTCAGGATAGCTTACCCAATATGGTGATGGAAGTATAACTTCATCACCATCATTCAGCAATACTTGAAACAGATTGTACAGTGCATGCTTCGCTCCAGATGTTACAATGATTTCTTCAGGTTTGTAATCAAGATTGTTGTCGTTCTTGAACTTTCTTGCAATTTCTTCTCTCAGTTCAATAATACCGCCAGCCGGTGTATATTTTGTATACCCTTCGTTCATCGCTTTAATTGCTGCTTCAATAATATATTGTGGTGTATTGAAATCAGGTTCACCTGCACCGAGACCAATGACATCGTGTCCCTGTTTTTTCAATTCTTTCGCCTTTGCAGTAATTGCAAGTGTTTTTGAAGGTGTCAAAGTTTGGACCCGGTTTGCTAGATTCATAATATTAAACCAACTTTCTGAATGTTCTAGGTAAAAAAATAACTTCGGCATCAACGGATTGTATTGGAAAGCCGAAATTGTTCTGTAGCAGTGCCGTCCTTCATGGAGAAGTAGGCAAACCCATAGTGGCCGGAGCCATCTTTATATGTAATCTCCCATAAGGGTTCATTGGCGATCATTGCTGCTGAGGTTTTTACAAAAGTACAAGAAGAACAGCTCTCACGCCAAATCTCCTTAACCTTTCCTTCAGCATAAATGTCTTTATCATCAATTATAGCAGGCTTTTCTTTTTTCGCCATCGGTATAAAGACAAACTTGCCTTTACCCTTTTTATCCTTGCCCTGGACGATATAATAAGACTTCTTGCTATCGAATCGGTCCACTTGGATGACTTCAGACAATCCAGCCTTTCTGATTGCAGTCTTTTCCGCTGCAGCAAAACCTTTTGTTTTGTCATTCAACACCTGATTGTATATGAGTGCTGCCGCAATACACGTAGCAACCAGGAGAACAGCAATTGCAAAAACAATCAGTTTGCCCCAAGTGAGACTATTTCTTCTCATGTGGTACCTGCTCCTGCTCATTTTCTCAACTGCCTCATTTAAAATTTCATAACCGTCTAAGTATAAAAGTGACGGGTCTATCAAAAATGGCCGTAAAGACGGCCGCAGCTTAATGACAATGTCGACTATAAACATCATCATGTATTATATTTTAATGGATTGCCAAAAAAAAATAAAGAAGAAATGATGCTGCGGCAAAATCAGAACCAGCCTCTTGCTTTTTCTATAAGTTCACCAGTCGATCCCGTTACAATTGGTACTTTAGGAACAGAATTCAAAAAATACTTTCCGTAAGAGGATTTTATAATGCGTGTATCACAAATTAATACGAAGCCCCGATCATGGTTGGATCTGATCAATCGGCCAAATCCTTGTCTGAAACGCAGTACTGCATGGGGAAGCGATAGTTCATAAAAAGGATTTCTCCCCTCTGATTCCAATCTCCTAGCTCTTGCTTCATATAAAGGATGATTCGGCGGCTGAAAAGGAAGACGGGCTATGACAAGAGCAGACAGGTCGGCTCCTGGAATATCGATTCCTTCCCAGAAAGAGCTGGTACCTAGCAATATGGCCTTTTCATATGATTGGAAATTCTTTGTGAGCCTCACCCTGCTCCCACTCGTAATCCCTTGGGCGATAAGTGTATAATCCTCATCCTCTAGTATATCACGAAGCAATGCGTGACATTTTTTCAGCATTTCAAAGGATGTAAACAAAATAAGCATTCTGCCCTCTGTAATTTCAGCGAGTGAAAGAACTGCTTCGCACAAAGAATAGATAAATTCTTCTTCTTCATTCCGGACATCAGGGAAATCTTCAGGGATCAGCATTTGAATCTGCTCTTTGAAGCTGAATGGCGATGGGATTACTTTGGAGAAGAAAGAGCCTTCCTGCAAACCAAGCCGCTTTTGTATGAAGTTGAAAGAACCATTCATCGTCAGTGTCGCACTTGTAAGGACAACACATTCTTTACGACTGAAGAACATTTCTTCAAGCGGTTCAGCCACAGTTGCTGGTTCACTATATAGGTAAACTGCATTCTTTGCCCCTTTTGCTTCTATCTCCGCCCATTTTACATTTAGTCCATCTTGTTTGAAGAACAACAGCTTCAAAGCTGAAATAAATTCTGAAAGCTGACTGTAAAGCTGCATAAACTCCGGGTTGCTGTCGGCATCTGATATGCTTTTAAGAGCGGTCTCAAGCATCTTATTCAGTTCTTTCAAGCGGAAAATAAGTCGGTCTGCCATCTCTTTAATACCAAGCCATTTCCGGTCCTGTTGTCCCTTTCCAGGGAAAGCACTTTGCATTCTTCCGATATCTGTATAACCACGGCCTCTTGACGAAACATAGGAAAAGATATGCCTAAATAACGCATCAAGGTCATGTTGCGCATCTTGATATACACGGTTCCATGTTGCTGGACTAATAGATAGCGCGATTTCCGGAGAGGACATTCTCATATCTGTCCAGAAAGAATCATCCCATTCCCCAAGATTGTTTAAAGCGTACTGAATTTGAACGTAATCAAGCTTTAACCCGAATCTGCGTGCAGCCGCACTCTCAAATTGGTGTGCTTCATCGATAATACATCTGGAGTACGAAGGCAGAAGCGCATTATCAGAGAAGAGATCTGTGCAGAGCAGTGCATGATTCGTCAATATGAGATGGGCTTCTTCTGCTTTTTTTCGCGCGTAATTATAATGACTGAAATAGTTGTCTCTATAAGTAACCTGTTCTGCCTCTGCGCATATTTTCTTGTAAAAATGATAACCATTCGAAGGAAGCTGAATTTCGTCAATATCGCCTGTCTCCGTCTCTGTCAACCAAACGAGTAGGATTGCTTTAGAAAGGGCAATATCATAGTTGCCCACTCCCCGTTCCAGTTCTTGTGACAAACGCTGCAGGCTGACATAATGATATTTCCCTTTCAAAATGGCTGCTCTTACTTCAAAAAACAGCAGCTTCCGGAGCATTGGAATATCTTTTTCCATGAGCTGATTTTGCAGCTGGGTCGTATGCGTGCTAATAACAATTTGCTCATTACGCTTCATTGCTTCGTATGCAGCGGGGATTAGATAACCGAATGTTTTTCCTATTCCTGTGCCCGCCTCAATAATAGCATGTTCCTTTGACTCAAAAGCATCATAGATCAGTTCAGCCATTTCCTTCTGTCCCGGACGATCCTCATAAATGCCGAATACTTCATGTAATTTTGCTGTATCGCTGAAAAGATCATCAATAAAGCCCCCGAAAGCGCCTGTTGACTGTTCAGCTGTATTTATTGGTTGGACAGGCTTCTTATAAGCTATGCCATTATATACTGCAATCGAAGAATCATGTTCCGGCTCAGCCGAAGCCTCCTGTTTTCGCTTTTCTAGCAGATAGCTCAGGTTAGATTTTAGTCTCTTTTCAATTTTTTGAAGGCCGGAAGCCGTCTCCCCAGGGAGTGCCATCAGCTTTTCGCGAAGCTTCAAAAACAAGAGTGCAGTTACATAGGCGTCACTAAGAGCTCTGTGCGGTGCATCATGATGAATATCCAAATATGCAGCTATATTGGATAATTTATAACTGTCCGCCTGAGGATAAAGGATTCGGGACATTTCAACCGTATCAATTACAGGACAGGTTAATTTTCCATAACCGCAAGCTGCTAGCTCATCGTTTAAAAAACCAAGATCGAATGGGACATTATGGGCGATGAGAACGGCTTTATCAAACTTCCCTTTTATTTCTTTTGCAACCTCTTCAAAGGGAGGTGCGTTTGCTACATCCTCATCTTTTATGCCTGTTAATGACGAAATAAAATTCGGAATTGGCTTTCCCGGGTTCAGGAAGGTAGAATACTGGTCAGTGATCTGACCATCAACAATTGTTACAATCCCGGCTTCAATAATTTTATCCGTCTTGCCGGAATGTCCGGTTGTTTCTAAATCAACAACGACATATTTCTCCACATTGCATCACCTCCGACCGTTCAACTTATATGTATAACGACAAAAGCTCTTATCAAAGACAGATAAGAGCTTTCATGCAAAGAATGTTTATCTGCAAGTGAGTGGCGGTTCCTGATCAATGAGATCGATGACCTTATTGTTTTCATCCATTATTGCCACTTTCGGACGATGATTCGCCAATTCACTTTCCTCTATCATAGCATAAGTGACGATAATGACAGTATCGCCTTTTTGTACCAGTCTGGCAGCCGCTCCGTTTAAACAAATAATACCAGAGCCTGCTTCTCCTGGTATAACATATGTCTCTAATCTTGCACCATTGTTATTATTTACAACTTGAACTTTTTCATGGGGCAGGATATCAACTTGTTCTAATATTGCAGAATCTATTGTTATGCTTCCGACATAGTTCAAGTCTGCTTCCGTTACACGTGCCCGGTGAATCTTCGCCTTCATCATCGTACGATACATGCGAAATCTCCCTTTCATGTTGTTACTTAAACATCAAAAATGACATTATCAATTAATCGCGCACCGGAAAATTTCACAGCAGTAGCTAGAATCATTTTACCACGAGGTTCTTCTTTGGCAATAAGATCCGGATAGCTTAAGCACTCGACATAATCAATCGTACCCGAAGTATTCTTTGTAATCAATTGCTTTACCTGCTCTGTAACTTCTTTTGTATTAATAGAAGGATCTTTGCTAAGCTGTTCTCCAGCTATCAAAGCTCTATATATGGCAGGTGCCTCTTCTCTTTCTTTCTCTGTCAGGAAAACATTACGGCTGCTCTTTGCCAGTCCATCTGCTTCTCTAACAGTTGGAACACCAATCAGCTCAAGCGGGAAATTCAAATCTTCACAGAACGACTGGACTACAGCGAATTGCTGAGCATCCTTTAATCCCATATATACATGATCCGGTCTCACTATATTGAATAGTTTAGCAAGAACTGTCACTACGCCGTCAAAATGACCTGGTCTTGAAGCACCGCAAAGAATATCCGTCCGCTTATTCATCGAGAGAGAAACCCGCATTTCATGTGGATACATCGATTGAACTGAAGGGATGAACAAATAATCAATGCCAGCTTTTTCAGCCAGTGCCGCATCTCTTTCTTCATCTCGAGGATATTTTTCAAAATCTTCTCCAGGTCCGAACTGGAGCGGATTTACAAAAATGCTCGCTACTGCTATATCGTTTTCAGCAGATGCACGGTCCATTAACGATAGATGCCCCTCATGGAAGTAACCCATTGTAGGAACATAACCGATTGTATTAAGCTTATGCTCGTCTAAAATTTTGCGCAAAGCCTCAGGTGTTCTTAGAATATCCATAATTACCCCCTTCTTTTTCGTTTCACTATTTCAAAAAAACATGTTCATCATCTGGGAACATGCCGGATTTCACTTGCTCTACATAAGTTCCAATAGCTTCTGAAGCAATATTGTTCAAGTCAGCATACCCTTTAGCAAACTTTGCCAGCCGGTCTACTCCATATTTAAGTAAATCATGGTATACAAGAACTTGACCGTCACAGCCTCTACCTGAGCCAATACCAATTGTCGGGATGCTGACTTTCCCGGTAATCTCATTTGCAAGCGGTTCTGGGATGCATTCCAGCAAAAGACCAACGGCACCGGACTTTTCAGCCTCCAATGCCTCACGCAAAATACGGGCAGCTGCTTCCTCACTTCGCCCCTGCACTTTATAGCCTCCGTAAACATTCACTGATTGAGGCATGAGACCCAAATGAATGATGACAGGAATACCGCCGTTTGTAAGCCGCTCAGTCAATTCTAGAATATTCTCCGTACCGCCTTCTATTTTTAGTGCATTGGCTCCAGACTCCCTGAAAAGGCGAGCAGCATTGTTCACGGCCGACTCAAGAGATGCATGACAGGACATGAAAGGCATATCAACGACAATATAAGTATCCTTTGCACCACGCTTCACAGCTTTTGCATGATGAAGCATATCATCCAAGGTCACTTGTACTGTCGATTCATAACCAAGAACGACCATGCCCAATGAATCACCTACAAGAATCATATCAACATCTGCAGCTTCAGCCATTTTGGCGGATGGATAATCATAGGCGGTTACCATTGCAATCGGCTTTCCTTCCTTTTTCATCGTCTGAAAATCATTTATCCTCAGCATTCTCATTACCATCCTCAAACCACTTTATTTCTGCGGAATACAGCTTAGTCTCATGCCCTTCCCGATCTGTCGCGAGCAAAGCTCCATCCTCAGCAATACCAAGAAATTCAGAACGCCACTCATCCTGCATCGTTTTGATGTCAATCATTTCACCAATCTTGAAACCATAGCTTTCCCATTTTTCTTTTACCTCTGGGAAGCCGTTTTCGATATACGATTCATAAGCATGTTCAAAAGTTTGAAGAATCTGCTGAATCAGCTCTTTTATATCCCATTCCTTGCCGCTTTCAGCACGGATTGATGTAGCCTTGTAACTGATGTTTTCAGGCAATTCTACTTCTGCCTGGTTTACATTAATCCCCATGCCAATAACTACATATTGGATTTGATCCTGCTCAGCTTGCATTTCGGTTAAAATGCCTGCTGTCTTCTTGCCATTAATCAGAATATCATTCGGCCATTTGATTTGTGGACGTACACCAATATGTTCATTCACAACATCAGCAAGAACAGTTGCTGCCAATAAAGTAAGCTGGGCTGCAAGATATGGCAACAGTTGAGGGCGAAGAATCATACTGAGCCAAATCCCTTTCCCGGGAGCTGAATGCCATTCCCGGTTCATGCGTCCTTTCCCTTTCGTCTGCTCATCGGCTATGATAACTGTTCCATGTGCCGCTCCATCACGGGCAGTCTGATGGGCAAGGAACTGAGTCGAATCAATGGATTCTCTATGAATGATTGTCTTGCCAAGCCACTTAGTTTTAAGGCCCCACTGTAAAGTGTTCTCACTCAATTTATCCGGAAAACTAATGATTCGGTATCCTTTACGAGACTTGCCTTCAATTTCATAACCGTCTTTCTCTAGTTCTTTCATATGCTTCCATATTGCACTTCGAGAAATGTTCAGCTGCTCTGAAAGTTTCTGGCCCGATATGTACTGGTCCTTATTCTCTTCTAGAAGCGCAATTAATCGGTTGCGGTTGGATTCCATTTTATCCATTCCTTTAAATCTATTTTCGAATTATTTACTTTACCCTCAATCACAGCACGTTCCATTTTGAGTATTAGCTCATGAATCCAGCGGCCTTTCTCTCTCTTTGGATATATAGAAACGATATCTTCACCTTTGAGAACGAGCTCGTTTTTTGATCGGATTGGCAAAAGAGCTCGCTTAGAAGCAAAATCACTTGCAGCAATAGGTTCTTCTTGTTCGAGGTTCCTAATCAAAGCTCTGAAAGACTCATCAAGAGCTTCATCAAGTCTGTATACGAGCCAGCGATCAACGCCATTCTGTTCATATTGCTTCCAAGCCTCAACAAGTGCTAACGCTTCCCGCCTAACCTTGTTGGAAGACTTCCATGCTGTTGTCCAGTCGTTGATTGGAATTTCAGGCTGCAATATATGACAGTATGCAATCAGACAGGAAAAGGCAGGGAAAGCATGAAGCGGCCTATTAAAACGTGAAAGAAGGGTACTATTATTTTTGAAAATCGGTAGCTGCTCTTCTATTCCAAGGGATAGAAGGTAATCAAAACTGAAATCAACATGTTCACCTGCCGCCCATTTCTCCATTTCAGCAGCCATCCGTTCCACGGCAAGGTAAACAATGTCTTCTTTCAGAATTTCCATTGCTTTAAGCGTATCAGGTTCTATTGCAAAGCCAAGCTGGCTTGAAAATCTGAGTGCACGCAAAATACGCAGTGCATCTTCCCTGAAGCGCTCCTCGCCCGCTCCAACTGTGCGAATGAGACGTTTTTCAAGGTCTTTGCGACCGCTGAACAAGTCGATCAGTTTGCCGTTTTTGTCCATTGCCAAAGCATTGATTGTAAAATCCCGACGTTTCAAATCTTCATCGATTTGTCGAACAAACTGAACAGAATCAGGATGGCGCTTATCCGAATAACCACTTTCTGTTCTGAATGTAGTCACCTCATAAGACTCTCCATCATGACGCACAATCACCGTACCATGCTCAATCCCTACCGGAATGACCTTCTCAAAAATATTGCATACCTCTTCCGGTGTCGCTGAAGTTGCAATATCAATATCGTGAAGAGGCCGCCCAAGCTGGTAATCTCGGACACATCCACCGACAAAAAAGGCTTCGAATCCATGTTCTTCGAGTTTTTCCAAAATCGGCAAAGCAGGCAAAAAAAGCCCATTTAGCATTATGCCCACTCCTTTTTTAACACCCATCGTACAGTGACTCATATTGCTTCACAATCTCTGATGAATGGAAGCGGGTAATTACGTCTTCATATCCAGATTCTTGCAATTTGCTGTGAAGCTCTGGATCATCCAGCATCTTGATTGCATAATCAGCCGCCTTTTCCGTGTCCCCAACTTCAACAATATATCCTGTTTCTCCATGTCGAATTACCTCAGGGATGCCACCGACATTTGTGCCGATACATGGCACTTTGCAAGCCATTGCTTCAAGCAGGACAAGACCAAAGCTCTCTTTTTCCGACATGAGCAAATGCAAGTCTGCCATAGATAGGAGCTCACTGACATTTTTCTGTTTGCCGAGGAAAAGAGTTTTATCCTGTAGGTTAAGGTCTTCTACAAGTCGCAGTGCATCCGAATATTCGGGACCATCCCCCACCATTAAAAGCTTAGCCGGCAGCCGTTCTGCAACTTTTGCAAAAGTATGGATAATGTCCGGAATGCGCTTGACCTGACGGAAATTAGAAACATGAATGACGACCTTTTCATGAGGTTCAATTCCATATTTCTCTTTCATATCAGGTAATTCTTTTGGATGGTATTCTTTTTCGTTCACAAAATTGTACACTGTCTTAATTTCTTTGTCAGTACCAAGCATATCGCTTGTTTGACTTGCAAGACTATCGGAAACGGCAGTTACGACGTCTGACTGTTCAATGGCATATTTGATCATCTTCTTAAAAATCTGATCGATGCCAAGAACAGTAATATCGGTACCGTGCAATGTCGTGACAATTTTCACCGAATGTTCTGCTATGTTTTTAGCCAAAATGGCACTGACTGCATGCGGCATAGCATAATGAACATGCAGTACATCAAGTTTCTCCTGGTCAATCACTTCCGCCATCTTGGACGCGAGTGCAAGGTCATAAGGTGGGTACTGGAAAACTGGATAATGACTCATTTCCACTTCATGATAGAAAATGGCTGGATGAACATGGTTTAGCCGAAAAGGCATGCTTGACGTAATGAAGTGGATTTCATGTCCTGCTTCAGCAAGCAGCATGCCCAGCTCGGTTGCGATAATACCGGAACCGCCAACTGTCGGATAACATGTAATGCCGATTTTCTTCATAGACCCATGTCCTTCCTTTTCTGTTCCTTAACAATTTCTCGCCATTTGAAATTGCCTCGTTCCACTCCTGAAAGAAGGATTTCCGCTGCTGCCAGATTGGTTGCGAGCGGAATCATGTGAACATCGGAAAGGCGCATCAGCGCACTGACATCAGGTTCGTGGGGCTGCGCTGTTAGCGGGTCCCTGAAGAAGATGACCATATCAAGTTCATTGCTTGCTATCATTGCGCCAATTTGCTGGTCTCCGCCAAGCGGTCCGGACTGGTAGCAATGAATATCAAGACCAGTCGCTTCACTGATCATTCTTCCAGTTGTCCCGGTTGCAAACAAATGATGTTTATCGAGCACATGTTTGTATGCAATCGCGAAATTGATGATAGATTCTTTTTTCTTGTCATGTGCAATAAGTGCAATATTCATTTAAAGCACCGCCCCTTTGCAGCTTTTTGCTTATTTTCTAGTTGTTCAATTCAAGCAGGTTCTCAAGTCCGTACACAAGATGATCAAGCTTCATCACTTCATCAATTGACATCTTGATGCCCTCCATGAATGATTGACGGTTCATTGAATCGTGTTTAATTGTTAGGAGTTGTCCATTACCGCCGAATAGTACTTCTTCATGTGCAACAAGTCCAGGAAGACGGACACTGTGGATACGAATTCCTTCAGATTCTCCGCCTCTCGCTCCAGCAAGTGTTTCTATCTCGTTCGGATGGCCTTGAGCTTTCGCAGTACGGTTTTCCTTGATAAGTTCAAGAGTTTTCATTGCAGTTCCAGACGGAGCATCAAGCTTCTGATCATGGTGTTTCTCGATGATTTCAACATCTGGGAAATATTTAGCAGCCATCTTTGCGAATTGCATAAGCAAAACAGCTCCAACGGCGAAGTTCGGCGCAATAATACAGCCAATTTTCTTCTCATCCGCAAGCTTCTTCAGTTCATCAATTTCTTCTGGTTTGAATCCTGAAGTACCGACTACTGGGCGTATACCATGTTTTAGAGCGGATTCTGTATGACTGAACCCAACCTCCGGAGTTGTTAAATCTACAAGTACATCTGCTTGAACCTCTGCAAAACACTTGTCTGGATCTTCATACACCGGAATTGCTGATTCATTCGTTCTGCCTTTATTTTTTCGGTCTAGGTAAGCAACAAGCTGAAAATGCTCGGTACTTTCGATCATTTGAATGGCTTCTCGTCCCATTTTTCCTCTTGGTCCCGCGATTATTACTTTGATTGACATATCTCTTCCCCCTAGTATCATCACTATTAATAAAAATATATACAGAGCAAATTGCCCTTTTGCTGCATGAATTACTTGTGCAATCGCCAATATATTTAATGGAGTTGCTTCTTATATTCGTTTCAGTCCCTTATTATGTTATCGAAAAGGGGAGAATTTGACAAACTTTTTATCCGTCAACATTGTCGCAAGAGTGAAAATTGTCTATAATTGTTAGCTGTTACATCTAGATAACTGGAGGCGGATTAATTGGTGCTAGGAATCAGACTCAAAAACACAGTCTTTATCTTGCTTGGAGCTGCCATTTTTGCTTTTGGACTGGTTCACTTCAATATGCAGAATAATTTGAGCGAAGGCGGATTTACCGGGATTACGCTGCTTA is a window from the Aciduricibacillus chroicocephali genome containing:
- the panD gene encoding aspartate 1-decarboxylase; this encodes MYRTMMKAKIHRARVTEADLNYVGSITIDSAILEQVDILPHEKVQVVNNNNGARLETYVIPGEAGSGIICLNGAAARLVQKGDTVIIVTYAMIEESELANHRPKVAIMDENNKVIDLIDQEPPLTCR
- a CDS encoding DnaD domain-containing protein, whose protein sequence is MREKPKMESLLLNQINVPEKLLECYTSLGMDEVDLAIILQIQKSLRHENLFPTPDELSTKLTISGTECGMALRKLIQKGLLAMSQQQNESGQITEVYSLEPLWEKLISNPKKVEEEESVDGAIFLLFEQEFGRPLSPFEIDMMNSWLDEDKIDPALIKAGLRESVLMSKLSFKYIDRILREWKQKGVHTVDQARQASKSFRSRQNSPTVSKPKRDTSFYYNWLEEED
- a CDS encoding DUF5590 domain-containing protein, with the protein product MRRNSLTWGKLIVFAIAVLLVATCIAAALIYNQVLNDKTKGFAAAEKTAIRKAGLSEVIQVDRFDSKKSYYIVQGKDKKGKGKFVFIPMAKKEKPAIIDDKDIYAEGKVKEIWRESCSSCTFVKTSAAMIANEPLWEITYKDGSGHYGFAYFSMKDGTATEQFRLSNTIR
- the panC gene encoding pantoate--beta-alanine ligase, whose amino-acid sequence is MDILRTPEALRKILDEHKLNTIGYVPTMGYFHEGHLSLMDRASAENDIAVASIFVNPLQFGPGEDFEKYPRDEERDAALAEKAGIDYLFIPSVQSMYPHEMRVSLSMNKRTDILCGASRPGHFDGVVTVLAKLFNIVRPDHVYMGLKDAQQFAVVQSFCEDLNFPLELIGVPTVREADGLAKSSRNVFLTEKEREEAPAIYRALIAGEQLSKDPSINTKEVTEQVKQLITKNTSGTIDYVECLSYPDLIAKEEPRGKMILATAVKFSGARLIDNVIFDV
- the nth gene encoding endonuclease III; translation: MLNKKQIRFCLDTMERMFPDAECELVHENPFELVIAVLLSAQCTDVLVNKVTKSLFAKYKKPEDYLEVTLEELEQDIRSIGLYRSKAKNIRKLCQVLLEQYDGEVPNTIEELEKLAGVGRKTANVVASVAFGVPAIAVDTHVERVSKRLGICRWKDSVLEVEKTLMKKVPEEEWSDTHHRMIFFGRYHCKARNPECPECPLLVICREGQKRMRKEEKERQV
- a CDS encoding pyridoxal phosphate-dependent aminotransferase, yielding MNLANRVQTLTPSKTLAITAKAKELKKQGHDVIGLGAGEPDFNTPQYIIEAAIKAMNEGYTKYTPAGGIIELREEIARKFKNDNNLDYKPEEIIVTSGAKHALYNLFQVLLNDGDEVILPSPYWVSYPEQIKLAGGVPVIVDALEENDFKVTTDQLEKVITDRTKAVIINSPSNPTGVVYSKDELQAIGEVCLKHDLLIISDEIYEKLIYSDEPHISIAQLSPELKENTVVFNGVSKSYSMTGWRIGYAAGPAYIIKAMTNLASHSTSNPTSISQYAALAAYAEENQPIAEMQEVFKDRLNKLYDWITAIPGISCVKPQGAFYIFPNVAEAAKMNGFKNVDEWVEALLEEEKVALVPGSSFGAPDNVRLSYATSLDLLEEAAKRIHRFVTNHQ
- the dinG gene encoding ATP-dependent DNA helicase DinG, whose protein sequence is MEKYVVVDLETTGHSGKTDKIIEAGIVTIVDGQITDQYSTFLNPGKPIPNFISSLTGIKDEDVANAPPFEEVAKEIKGKFDKAVLIAHNVPFDLGFLNDELAACGYGKLTCPVIDTVEMSRILYPQADSYKLSNIAAYLDIHHDAPHRALSDAYVTALLFLKLREKLMALPGETASGLQKIEKRLKSNLSYLLEKRKQEASAEPEHDSSIAVYNGIAYKKPVQPINTAEQSTGAFGGFIDDLFSDTAKLHEVFGIYEDRPGQKEMAELIYDAFESKEHAIIEAGTGIGKTFGYLIPAAYEAMKRNEQIVISTHTTQLQNQLMEKDIPMLRKLLFFEVRAAILKGKYHYVSLQRLSQELERGVGNYDIALSKAILLVWLTETETGDIDEIQLPSNGYHFYKKICAEAEQVTYRDNYFSHYNYARKKAEEAHLILTNHALLCTDLFSDNALLPSYSRCIIDEAHQFESAAARRFGLKLDYVQIQYALNNLGEWDDSFWTDMRMSSPEIALSISPATWNRVYQDAQHDLDALFRHIFSYVSSRGRGYTDIGRMQSAFPGKGQQDRKWLGIKEMADRLIFRLKELNKMLETALKSISDADSNPEFMQLYSQLSEFISALKLLFFKQDGLNVKWAEIEAKGAKNAVYLYSEPATVAEPLEEMFFSRKECVVLTSATLTMNGSFNFIQKRLGLQEGSFFSKVIPSPFSFKEQIQMLIPEDFPDVRNEEEEFIYSLCEAVLSLAEITEGRMLILFTSFEMLKKCHALLRDILEDEDYTLIAQGITSGSRVRLTKNFQSYEKAILLGTSSFWEGIDIPGADLSALVIARLPFQPPNHPLYEARARRLESEGRNPFYELSLPHAVLRFRQGFGRLIRSNHDRGFVLICDTRIIKSSYGKYFLNSVPKVPIVTGSTGELIEKARGWF